The Croceicoccus marinus genome contains a region encoding:
- a CDS encoding HPP family protein, whose product MLKFLISRSATLLPQGAIGHLGWLRGAIGGGLAILTSGLVAIVLLGTNSAALPVLVAPLGASAVLVFAVPASPLAQPRSVIGGNLLSAAIGLALGHAIGEPMLAAGLAVGIAIAAMSVTRCLHPPGGACALLCALGAAGPEAWSWAYLWPIAMNVLALSAAGWFYNNLTGHPWPHHAAVPAAPPTASGFAYTHEDLEAVLADWNEVLDVDIDDLNAIYQALHRRVASRHYVRHR is encoded by the coding sequence GTGCTCAAATTCCTGATCTCGCGATCGGCCACTCTCCTGCCGCAGGGCGCGATTGGTCACCTTGGTTGGCTGCGCGGCGCAATCGGAGGAGGGCTCGCCATCCTCACGTCGGGCCTGGTCGCCATTGTGCTGCTGGGTACCAACAGCGCCGCCCTTCCGGTCCTCGTCGCGCCGCTCGGCGCCTCCGCAGTCCTGGTCTTCGCCGTTCCCGCCAGTCCGCTGGCCCAGCCTCGTTCGGTCATCGGCGGGAACCTCCTGTCCGCGGCGATCGGGCTGGCACTGGGTCATGCCATCGGCGAACCGATGCTCGCGGCAGGCCTCGCAGTCGGCATCGCGATCGCGGCCATGTCGGTGACCCGATGTCTCCATCCTCCGGGCGGCGCCTGCGCGCTTCTATGCGCGCTGGGTGCGGCGGGGCCGGAGGCCTGGAGCTGGGCATACCTGTGGCCGATTGCCATGAATGTCCTCGCCCTTTCGGCAGCAGGCTGGTTCTACAACAACCTGACGGGTCACCCCTGGCCGCACCATGCCGCTGTCCCGGCTGCGCCCCCGACGGCATCCGGTTTCGCCTATACCCATGAAGATCTCGAGGCGGTCCTTGCCGACTGGAACGAAGTACTCGACGTCGATATCGATGACCTCAATGCGATCTACCAGGCCCTGCATCGGCGCGTAGCCAGCCGCCATTATGTTCGGCATCGCTGA